A single window of Sphaerodactylus townsendi isolate TG3544 linkage group LG03, MPM_Stown_v2.3, whole genome shotgun sequence DNA harbors:
- the LOC125427880 gene encoding olfactory receptor 10Q1-like — protein METYGQNSSQNIDFVILGFCTSEHLQIMLFALFLFMYLITLSGHLAIVTVTLIDSALQTPMYFFLRNLSSIEICYTLVIVPKMLANFLAKRRRVSLTDCATQMYFFIALGGTECFLLAVMAYDRYVAICNPLRYTVIMSRNFCVQLLVVAFISGFTISLGLTTLIFRMPFCGYKINHFFCDIPSMLFLACNDTHANEVAVFLVCMMILLIPFFLILVSYMFIANSIFRIKCAEGRKKAFSICAAHLTVAMLHYGCAIFIYIRPKSSYSLDKDKVVSLIYTNVTPMLYPMIYSLRNKEVKGALKRIWKRKFVSMETQAYK, from the coding sequence ATGGAGACGTACGGTCAGAACAGCAGCCAAAATATTGATTTTGTGATCCTAGGATTCTGCACCAGTGAACATTTGCAGATCATGTTGtttgctcttttccttttcatgTACCTCATCACTCTATCAGGACACTTGGCCATTGTGACGGTAACGTTAATTGACTCTGCCCTCCAAAcccccatgtatttcttcctgCGCAATTTGTCTTCCATCGAAATCTGCTATACCCTGGTCATTGTGCCCAAGATGTTGGCCAACTTCTTGGCTAAGAGAAGAAGAGTCTCCTTGACTGACTGTGCCACACAGATGTATTTTTTCATTGCCCTTGGTGGTACTGAGTGCTTCCTCTTGGCTGTGATGGCCTACGATAGGTATGTGGCCATTTGCAATCCACTGCGTTACACTGTCATAATGAGTCGGAATTTTTGTGTGCAGCTATTGGTGGTGGCTTTCATTAGTGGCTTCACAATCTCACTGGGACTCACCACCCTGATTTTCAGGATGCCTTTCTGTGGCTATAAGATCAATCACTTCTTCTGTGACATCCCATCTATGCTATTCCTGGCCTGTAATGACACACATGCCAACGAGGTTGCTGTGTTCCTTGTCTGCATGATGATCTTGCTCATTCCATTCTTCCTCATTCTGGTTTCTTACATGTTCATTGCCAATTCCATCTTCAGGATCAAATGTGCTGAGGGGCGGAAGAAGGCCTTCTCCATCTGTGCTGCTCACCTGACTGTAGCCATGCTCCATTATGGCTGTGCCATCTTCATATATATACGTCCTAAATCCAGCTACTCCCTGGATAAGGACAAGGTGGTCTCTCTGATTTACACCAATGTCACACCCATGCTTTATCCCATGATTTACAGTCTCAGAAACAAAGAAGTCAAGGGAGCACTCAAGAGAATATGGAAAAGGAAATTTGTTTCCATGGAAACACAGGCCTACAAGTGA